The following proteins come from a genomic window of Nicotiana tomentosiformis chromosome 12, ASM39032v3, whole genome shotgun sequence:
- the LOC138902188 gene encoding uncharacterized protein, producing the protein MEFTREELYTVPIWVRMSGLDFKYWSPKGLSNIGSLLGKPLMVEKNTERKTGLHFARLLIEVEMDTTLQDKVWFHNEKGALVDQKIIYDWKPTLCAFCNKYGHDEDECRKKKLNSAEKARRENPVDEVIKTTQMDRQKQQVQDGGKSSWPGKTEAITNREE; encoded by the coding sequence ATGGAATTTACAAGGGAGGAACTGTATACAGTTCCTATATGGGTGAGAATGTCAGGACTAGACTTCAAGTATTGGAGTCCTAAAGGATTGAGTAATATAGGGAGTTTGCTTGGGAAACCTTTAATGGTGGAAAAAAATACTGAAAGGAAGACTGGTTTACATTTTGCTAGGCTACTTATTGAGGTTGAAATGGATACCACATTACAAGATAAGGTGTGGTTTCACAATGAAAAAGGAGCGTTGGTGGATCAGAAAATCATATATGACTGGAAGCCTACACTATGTGCATTTTGCAACAAGTATGGGCATGATGAGGATGAATGTCGAAAGAAGAAATTAAATTCAGCAGAGAAAGCAAGGAGAGAAAATCCAGTGGATGAAGTAATTAAAACCACACAAATGGACAGGCAGAAACAACAAGTACAGGATGGGGGGAAGTCAAGCTGGCCAGGAAAGACGGAAGCAATAACAAATAGAGAAGAGTGA